A window of Babesia microti strain RI chromosome III, complete genome contains these coding sequences:
- a CDS encoding ATP13A1 (overlaps_old_locusTagID:BBM_III04820) — MYGKSQPPLKMKACRLKRGSGVALLLMKGYIVCITLLYIFIFRSASCGIFSHLSNTSSSSIASPIQLDLESTSGSVQKIEDELTVNESSNVLSPDFSSNKGDYVSNSDKDLSQDIAILDSGSSRRNFLGLVLDSGHSLVHQSAALKLIIVLTILAVLDLFLIILAHYSHYVKAFLFFKLSSHRPGSKKHLEFIVRRATHMLVSSKHAKASRLVELNKSSYMINFVYHDDNWIFNSSNGLFEPLGHFELSNYKCWNGLINIKDYMLPNTLGEIYEMAENILNNKSLSNTTKRRSIEESCYPKAKAEFNVNVDVLVDINRSKYGQNDYQIPKRDFFQMLLKAVLSPFFITQIFSVVLWMLDDYWYYGLLSLFGIFSIEIQMILKRIREYDRINSMRLNPLSVYVYRNLSWTLISSLDLLPGDIYILPFKSNSLRANAVSKMSRIVPYMEAPPLIVPADTLLLQGYAICDESILTGESIPQIKVALPEDESPYISDSKFFMDNLNKQHMLYAGTRVVLVKCDQKSFKKRKTPILGCVGVVTKTGFYTCQGKLVKSLLHTGDNIEPGTVNTWLFIGLLLIAAIVACWTVVDHYTSPRYKGVASVYKLVLMCSHIITYVIPAEFPITLSLSVTISIAQLYRLGIYCSEPSRLPFGGSIDICSFDKTGTLTSDQMRLLGIFGLEERDARIKEDEMLNCLDSSYVLGPRLPFITAAVIGGCNSLVKVNDGIVGDPMEKEAFNALNWNIVSQDNVELEIGGKHERLSIIKRFPFASHLQRMTCVVHHSGYGQEWSTEGRHSAAPASAPSQGYLVLTKGSPEVIKEMLNVCPPTYVESFKYFTRRGYRVLAMAAKWLPNQSLPSEESNQREILESKLDFAGFLVMECPMKPSSKVAMEILRASSHRLIMITGDNPLTACHVAAQSKLVVFQGVEPGLVDFAILQSTEPLEWTRRDGSFIQRFEDSDIGRLAQKYVLCVLGAALQSVIKQFPYHTIDLIKYSTIFARFSPQQKAFCISTLKRLSHTVLMCGDGTNDMAALKAAHIGVSLFGRECSSSFPSSDALCDDFSISTMQDFDEMPQIKLGEASIASPFTYIGNDVRCIPLLISSGRCALSTANMLYKLMAINSLMTAISVSILAIDGVQFGDIQSAITSFFYTYMVVIVSKAPAAKKLGQRRPEHSIFTPFNLITLCLQILVHWGILFRVWDMAKLCRDPSYVPDLDAPFEANVVNTSIYYISFAMNISMFVCNYQGHPFIQPLLYNKTLYLSLSSGFAFLTVLIFEIIPPINDWLSLVRLSRFGLVWNVFSLSILDIALPAAVCWIIKLLYYNV; from the coding sequence ATGTACGGCAAATCGCAGCCTCCGCTGAAGATGAAGGCTTGCCGTTTAAAGCGAGGCAGCGGGGTTGCTTTGCTACTTATGAAGGGCTACATAGTTTGCATCACACTACTCTacattttcatattcaGATCGGCATCGTGCGGCATATTTTCGCATCTCAGTAATACAAGTTCTTCCAGCATCGCCAGTCCCATCCAATTGGATTTGGAAAGCACCTCTGGTTCGGTCCAGAAAATTGAAGACGAGTTGACCGTTAATGAATCGTCCAACGTCCTTTCCCCCGATTTTAGTAGTAATAAGGGGGATTACGTATCTAATAGTGACAAAGATTTATCACAAGACATTGCAATCCTGGACAGCGGAAGCTCTAgaagaaattttttaggGCTGGTACTGGATTCTGGGCATTCACTAGTACACCAAAGTGCGGCACTAAAGCTGATAATTGTCCTAACTATTTTGGCAGTATTGGATTtgtttttgataattttagcGCACTATTCGCACTATGTCAAGGCGTTTTTGTTCTTCAAGTTGTCGAGCCATAGGCCAGGTTCGAAAAAGCACCTGGAGTTTATAGTCAGGCGGGCCACGCATATGCTGGTTTCGTCGAAGCATGCAAAGGCATCAAGGCTAGTGGAGTTAAACAAGAGCAGTTacatgataaattttgtatatcatGATGATAATTGGATTTTTAACTCTTCCAACGGTTTGTTTGAGCCGCTCGGTCACTTTGAGCTGTCAAACTACAAATGCTGGAATGGGCTGATAAACATTAAGGACTATATGTTGCCTAATACGCTGGGCGAGATTTACGAGATGGCTGAGAATATTTTGAACAATAAATCTCTGTCCAATACCACGAAGCGGAGATCGATTGAAGAGAGCTGTTACCCTAAAGCCAAGGCGGAATTCAATGTAAATGTGGATGTTTTAGTGGACATTAACAGGTCGAAATATGGGCAAAATGACTACCAAATTCCAAAGCGTGACTTTTTCCAGATGCTACTCAAGGCCGTCCTGTCGCCATTTTTTATCACTCAGATTTTCAGCGTCGTTCTTTGGATGCTCGATGACTACTGGTATTACGGGCTGCTTTCATTATTTGGCATATTTTCTATAGAGATCCAAATGATACTAAAGCGTATCCGGGAGTATGACCGTATTAATTCAATGCGTCTTAATCCCCTGTCGGTTTACGTGTATAGGAATCTGTCTTGGACATTGATATCATCATTGGATTTGTTGCCAGGtgatatatacatattgcCATTTAAGTCTAATTCATTGAGGGCGAATGCTGTGTCCAAAATGTCTCGTATTGTTCCATATATGGAGGCCCCTCCCCTCATAGTGCCTGCAGACACGCTACTTTTGCAGGGTTACGCCATTTGTGACGAATCGATTCTGACGGGGGAGTCGATTCCGCAGATTAAAGTAGCGCTGCCTGAGGATGAATCTCCATACATTTCCGATTCCAAATTTTTCATGGATAACTTAAACAAGCAGCACATGCTATACGCCGGAACAAGGGTGGTACTGGTCAAATGTGACCAGAAATCATTTAAGAAGCGTAAGACACCAATCCTTGGATGCGTGGGAGTGGTAACTAAGACGGGATTTTACACCTGCCAGGGTAAGCTTGTGAAGTCTTTATTGCACACGGGAGATAATATTGAGCCTGGTACAGTGAATACGTGGCTGTTTATCGGATTGTTACTGATAGCGGCCATAGTGGCGTGCTGGACTGTGGTAGATCATTATACCTCACCCCGTTATAAGGGAGTTGCTAGCGTGTATAAATTAGTGTTGATGTGTTCGcatataataacatatgTTATACCTGCTGAGTTTCCTATAACCCTTTCCCTTTCTGTGACTATTTCGATTGCCCAGCTTTACAGGCTGGGCATTTATTGTAGCGAGCCATCCCGGCTTCCATTCGGGGGTTCAATTGACATTTGTTCTTTCGACAAGACAGGAACACTTACCAGTGACCAGATGCGGCTGTTGGGCATTTTTGGCTTGGAAGAGAGAGACGCCCGTATAAAAGAGGATGAGATGCTGAACTGTTTGGATTCTAGTTATGTATTGGGCCCTCGTTTGCCATTTATCACAGCCGCAGTGATAGGCGGCTGCAACTCACTGGTGAAGGTTAATGATGGGATTGTGGGCGATCCAATGGAGAAGGAAGCCTTCAACGCCCTAAACTGGAACATAGTATCCCAAGATAACGTTGAACTCGAAATCGGGGGGAAGCATGAGAGGCTGAGCATAATAAAGAGGTTTCCATTTGCATCCCACCTTCAGAGAATGACATGTGTTGTGCACCACTCTGGATATGGCCAAGAATGGTCCACTGAAGGCAGGCATTCCGCCGCTCCTGCGTCCGCCCCAAGCCAGGGATACCTTGTATTGACAAAGGGCTCCCCGGAAGTGATAAAGGAGATGTTGAACGTATGCCCTCCAACCTATGTGGAGTCTTTCAAGTACTTTACCAGACGCGGATACCGGGTCCTGGCCATGGCTGCCAAGTGGCTTCCCAATCAGTCTCTCCCCAGCGAAGAGTCCAATCAGAGGGAAATTCTCGAGAGCAAGTTGGACTTTGCTGGGTTCCTGGTTATGGAATGTCCCATGAAGCCCAGCTCAAAGGTTGCCATGGAGATTTTACGTGCCTCAAGCCACAGGCTGATAATGATAACAGGAGACAACCCCCTCACTGCTTGCCACGTAGCTGCGCAATCTAAGCTCGTCGTTTTCCAGGGTGTCGAACCAGGCCTGGTTGATTTTGCGATCCTGCAGAGCACTGAGCCACTGGAATGGACGAGGAGGGATGGATCATTTATCCAGCGCTTTGAGGATTCAGATATTGGCAGGCTCGCGCAAAAGTACGTGCTATGTGTGCTGGGAGCAGCCCTCCAATCCGTTATCAAGCAGTTTCCCTACCACACGATCGACTTGATAAAGTATTCAACAATATTTGCTCGTTTTTCCCCGCAGCAAAAGGCCTTTTGCATATCAACGCTGAAGAGGCTGAGTCACACAGTGCTAATGTGTGGAGATGGAACCAACGATATGGCGGCGCTGAAGGCAGCCCACATAGGCGTTTCACTTTTTGGCAGGGAGTGTTCGAGCAGTTTTCCATCGAGCGATGCGCTTTGTGATGACTTTAGCATAAGCACGATGCAGGATTTTGACGAAATGCCGCAAATCAAGCTGGGTGAGGCTTCAATTGCCTCTCCGTTCACCTACATAGGCAATGACGTTAGGTGCATCCCCCTGCTGATTTCTAGCGGGAGATGCGCCCTGTCGACGGCGAATATGCTCTACAAGTTGATGGCCATTAACTCTCTCATGACCGCTATCTCAGTCTCAATTCTCGCGATTGACGGGGTGCAGTTTGGGGATATACAATCTGCCATTACTTCCTTCTTCTACACGTACATGGTGGTCATTGTCTCCAAGGCGCCAGCCGCAAAGAAGCTTGGGCAAAGGAGGCCGGAGCATTCTATCTTCACTCCGTTCAACTTGATAACCTTGTGCCTGCAGATTCTCGTTCACTGGGGCATCCTCTTTAGGGTTTGGGACATGGCAAAACTCTGCAGGGACCCATCATACGTGCCGGACTTGGACGCGCCGTTCGAGGCGAATGTGGTGAACACGAGTATTTATTACATATCATTTGCCATGAACATATCTATGTTTGTTTGTAACTACCAGGGGCATCCCTTTATACAGCCGCTCCTCTACAATAAGACTCTCTACCTATCTCTGTCATCGGGATTTGCATTTCTCACGGTGCTCATTTTTGAAATCATACCTCCCATCAACGACTGGCTCTCGCTGGTCAGGCTGAGCAGATTTGGCTTAGTGTGGAATGTTTTTTCTCTTTCTATCCTGGATATCGCATTGCCCGCCGCTGTTTGCTGGATCATCAAGCTCCTCTACTATAACGTATAG
- a CDS encoding monocarboxylate transporter, putative (overlaps_old_locusTagID:BBM_III04815) yields the protein MEEIRSKTDTPFNNNVIKGGFATYFGLGSLNTFGNICIYVINYMRVFGQDHRAAYKHCILIYSIMVIVQSFAAVMGCHLEQNIGPRDTILAGTFLMMVGYIISYWTVSSMFFFTMSYSILCGLGSGICYPVPMSIAVKCNRKKEGYSCGYIHLGGGLSAIFFTPMQLMWMNPGLKEVHFEDNFEHIESSIEDMGMLSHLPSLFIIEAIIIGLVQYYGANKIGRAAYEHNIWDKESVLDKYIKPINDFFGNLSTCGPLTKIVKDGDEDKLIRSDLSKPLTVYDLLSSVKFYKIYLSMLLSWQSVIIAHSYWKILGIGKYKINDGQVSNIALSCAVASLVGRVFWGIVSDKYGWRMSWCSIIMMVVVLCSTFKEGLMFNLYAYGLWITMVYFAHSGCYTLTPLATSDIFGSKNFAPAFGLLSTTRAFAGILTALLTFLVGTLYTIDLMPFVTALMSIASLLVFKTI from the exons ATGGAAGAG ATACGGAGTAAAACTGATACTCCATTCAACAATAATGTCATAAAGGGCGGGTTTGCAACGTATTTCGGCTTAG GTTCTTTGAATACCTTTGGCAACATTTGCatttatgttattaattatatgaGGGTTTTTGGCCAGGACCACAGGGCTGCCTATAAACACTGCATACTCATCTACTCTATAATGGTGATAGTCCAAAGCTTTGCTGCCGTAATGGGCTGCCACCTAGAACAAAATATTGGACCCCGAGATACGATACTAGCTGGCACCTTTCTGATGATGGTCGGATACATCATTTCCTACTGGACAGTGTCCAGTATGTTTTTTTTCAC GATGTCTTATTCTATACTGTGCGGTCTAGGATCAGGAATTTGTTATCCCGTTCCCATGAGCATTGCGGTAAAGTGCAACCGGAAGAAGGAGGGTTAT TCTTGCGGATACATACACTTGGGCGGCGGATTGAGTGCCATATTCTTCACCCCGATGCAACTTATGTGGATGAATCCCGGCCTAAAGGAGGTACACTTCGAGGACAATTTCGAGCATATAGAATCTAGCATTGAGGACATGGGAATGCTTTCGCATTTACCTTCTTTGTTCATCATAGAAGCCATAATTATTGGGCTTGTCCAA tATTATGGAgccaataaaattggcCGCGCCGCCTACGAACACAACATTTGGGATAAGGAATCAGTACTGGATAAGTATATAAAACCAATAAATGATTTCTTTGGAAATCTATCCACCTGTGGCCCGTTAACTAAAATCGTCAAGGATGGCGACGAGGACAAACTGATTAGAAGCGACTTGTCCAAACCATTGACAGTCTATGATCTACTTTCCAGTGTCAAATTCTACAAGATATATTTATCCATGCTACTGAGTTGGCAATCTGTCATTATTGCCCAC TCTTATTGGAAGATACTTGGGATTGGTAAATATAAGATAAATGACGGGCAGGTATCTAATATTGCCCTATCCTGTGCCGTGGCCAGCCTGGTTGGTAGAGTTTTTTGGGGCATAGTTTCTGATAAATATGGTTGGAGGATGTCTTGG TGctcaataataatgatgGTCGTCGTGTTATGCTCGACTTTCAAGGAAGGACTTATGTTCAATCTATATGCATATGGGTTGTGGATTACGATGGTCTACTTTGCACATTCCGGATGTTATACACTTACACCTTTGGCAACATCTGATATCTTTGGATCCAAG AACTTTGCACCAGCCTTTGGACTCCTTTCAACTACACGGGCATTTGCTGGAATATTAACGGCTTTGTTGACCTTTCTTGTAGGCACTCTATACACCATCGACTTGATGCCCTTTGTCACCGCCTTAATGAGTATCGCCTCACTTCTAGTCTTCAAAACAATTTAG
- a CDS encoding ATP-dependent RNA helicase UAP56/SUB2 (overlaps_old_locusTagID:BBM_III04810) — translation MADMNEELVDYEEEQGTLPTRQVIKSATGGDGMIGRGSYVAIHASGFRDFFLKPELLRAIGDAGFEHPSEVQHETIPHAITGVDILCQAKSGMGKTAVFVLSVLQQINAPDQPTDSTSGVVCLGISHTRELAYQIKNEFDRFGKYIKNVKCEVVYGGIPIQKNISMLKDPSTCPHVLVGTPGRILALIKGRYLNTDKIQHFVLDECDKCLEKLDMRKDVQNIFISTPKKKQVMFFSATMTPEIKAVCKKFMQSPVEVFVDNESKLTLHGLLQYYVKLQESDKNRKLNDLLDALEFNQVIIFVKSVSRAQILDNLLTECNFPSIAIHAGLEQAERITRYNQFKNFDKRIMVATDLFGRGIDIERVNIVINYDMPDSTDSYLHRVGRAGRFGTKGLAITFVSTDEDLASLQSVQTRFEVTISEMPSSIDSSLYLNQ, via the exons ATGGCAGACATGAACGAGGAATTGGTTGATTATGAAGAGGAGCAGGGGACGTTGCCCACGAGACAAGTCATTAAGTCGGCCACCGGCGGAGATGGCATGATTGGCCGTGGAAGTTACGTTGCAATTCATGCCTCTGGTTTTAGGGATTTCTTCCTCAAACCGGAACTCCTGAGGGCTATCGGAGATGCCGGCTTTGAGCACCCTTCGGAAGTCCAACATGAAACAATTCCTCATGCGATCACTGGCGTGGATATTTTATGCCAAGCGAAATCAGGAATGGGTAAAACAGCAGTGTTTGTGTTATCTGTATTACAACAAATCAACGCACCGGATCAGCCCACAGATTCCACCAGTGGTGTTGTCTGTTTGGGCATATCTCACACCCGAGAGCTTGCCTATCAAatcaaaaatgaatttgatcgttttggaaaatatatcaaaaatgtcaaatgCGAAGTTGTTTATGGGGGCATTCctattcaaaaaaatatatcaatgctTAAAGATCCATCAACTTGTCCACACGTACTGGTAGGAACTCCAGGGCGTATTCTAGCTCTGATAAAAGGGAGATACCTAAATACAGACAAGATCCAGCATTTTGTGTTAGACGAGTGCGATAAGTGTCTAGAAAAGTTGGACATGAGGAAAGAtgttcaaaatatattcatttccACACCTAAGAAGAAACAAGTCATGTTCTTTTCTGCCACTATGACGCCTGAGATCAAAGCCGTTTGCAAGAAATTTATGCAATCACCTGTGGAAGTATTTGTTGATAACGAGTCAAAACTTACGCTACACGGACTGTTACAGTACTATGTGAAGTTACAGGAATCGGATAAAAATAGGAAATTGAACGATCTATTGGATGCACTAGAATTTAACCAAGTTATTATCTTTGTGAAATCTGTTTCCAGGGCGCAAATATTAGATAACTTGCTTACAGAGTGTAACTTCCCGAGTATCGCCATACATGCGGGATTGGAGCAGGCCGAAAG AATTACCCGATACAATCAATTCAAGAATTTTGACAAGCGCATTATGGTAGCAACTGATTTATTTGGCAGGGGCATAGATATCGAGAGGGTTAATATAGTAATCAACTACGATATGCCAGATTCCACTGATTCCTACCTGCACCGA gTTGGCCGCGCTGGTAGATTTGGCACTAAAGGCTTAGCTATAACTTTTGTGTCCACAGATGAAGACTTGGCATCGTTACAGAGTGTACAGACGAGATTTGAGGTTACAATTTCAGAAATGCCATCATCAATAGACTCTTCGTTATACCTAAACCAGTAA
- a CDS encoding hypothetical protein (overlaps_old_locusTagID:BBM_III04805), which yields MAKVGNEAINTEKMRKHQLMKYLQQKEHTPREPIDICRETNGVDLVQSTILNASPSYGSLEHVLVNSLSSASAVVSDVDHQMIVKIFFKQPTKVFALTINSQMPPDIADCLPPKIIQVYGDLPEFDFSEVDNTPIGDQTIITDKNLIDRATLKGSKFQRVTSLILFIQENLGKAKLTFINNIVVWGYLH from the exons ATGGCAAAGGTTGGGAACGAGGCCATCAATACCGAAAAGATGCGCAAACATCAgctaatgaaatatttacaacaaaaGGAACATACACCAAGGGAGCCTATTGACATTTGCCGTGAAACTAACGGGGTAGATCTTGTACAATCCACGATCTTAAATGCTAGTCCTTCATATGGGTCACTAGAACATGTTCTAGTAAACTCCCTAAGTTCAGCCAGTGCCGTAGTGTCTGATGTGGACCATCAGATGATAGTaaagatattttttaaGCAGCCTACAAAGGTTTTTGCCCTCACAATCAATTCTCAGATGCCACCTGACATAGCTGATTGTTTACCTCCAAAAATTATCCAA GTGTACGGTGATCTACCAGAGTTTGATTTTTCTGAGGTGGATAATACTCCCATTGGCGATCAAACCATAATCACTGATAAAAATCTCATTGACCGGGCCACCCTTAAGGGGTCCAAATTTCAGCGTGTGACCAGCTTAATACTATTTATCCAAGAAAATTTGGGTAAAGCCAAACTGACATTCATTAACAACATCGTGGTTTGGGGTTATCTACACTAG